The following are from one region of the Armatimonadota bacterium genome:
- a CDS encoding transposase — MPRKPRQEVPDGIYHVTARGNRQQRIFRMPDEFAFYLSLLSQARERFGLRVIAYALLPNHLHLLVRRSNDSLARAMYHVQRTFAVWRNRRYGQTGHLFQDRYFARLCEDEGYLWAVVRYVHQNPVEAGLAASVQDYPWTSYHAYATQDWGVVDPTEALALLGTARAVLDVSDIPGASDRRGTPARSAKLDA; from the coding sequence ATGCCGCGCAAGCCTCGCCAGGAAGTCCCAGACGGCATCTACCACGTCACTGCCAGAGGAAACCGCCAACAGCGGATCTTTCGCATGCCCGACGAGTTCGCCTTCTACCTATCCCTGCTCAGCCAAGCCCGCGAGCGGTTCGGATTGCGGGTGATCGCATACGCCCTGCTGCCCAACCACCTGCATTTGCTGGTGCGCCGCTCCAATGACTCTCTGGCGAGAGCCATGTACCACGTACAGCGAACCTTCGCCGTCTGGCGCAACCGGCGCTACGGGCAGACCGGTCATCTGTTCCAGGATCGCTACTTCGCCAGGCTCTGCGAGGACGAGGGGTACCTCTGGGCAGTGGTCCGATACGTGCACCAGAACCCAGTGGAGGCCGGATTGGCGGCCTCGGTCCAGGATTACCCCTGGACGAGTTACCACGCCTACGCCACCCAGGACTGGGGCGTCGTTGACCCCACGGAGGCGCTGGCCCTGCTCGGCACGGCGCGCGCCGTCCTCGATGTGAGCGACATTCCGGGGGCTTCCGACAGGCGAGGGACACCCGCGCGCTCCGCGAAGCTCGACGCCTGA